A genomic window from Myotis daubentonii chromosome 4, mMyoDau2.1, whole genome shotgun sequence includes:
- the LOC132232880 gene encoding tryptase beta-2-like: protein MLSLLVLALALLRSLGHAAPAPSQDLERVGIVGGQEAPGSKWPWQVSLRTKEQFWMHFCGGSLIHPQWVLTAAHCLGPEKKDPADLRVQLREQHLYYRDKLLPINRIIVHPKYYVVQEGFDIALMELQDPVNTSCDVQLVALPPASETFPPGTPCWVTGWGDVDNGVHLPPPFPLKEVEVPIVENSLCDSEYHTGLYTGDNIRIVKDNVICAGNEQSDACQGDSGGPLVCKVNGTWMQAGVVSWGDGCAQPHRPGIYTRVTYYLDWIHQYVPKEP, encoded by the exons ATGCTGAGTCTGCTGGTGCTGGCACTGGCCCTCCTGCGGAGCCTGGGCCACGCGGCCCCTG ccccaagccaggacctggagagagtgggcatcgtgggggggcaggaggccccTGGTAGCAAGTGGCCCTGGCAGGTGAGCCTGAGAACCAAGGAGCAGTTCTGGATGCACTTCTGCGGGGGCTCCCTCATCCACCCCCAGTGGGTGCTGACCGCCGCGCACTGCCTGGGACC GGAAAAGAAAGATCCCGCAGACCTGAGGGTGCAGCTGCGGGAGCAGCACCTCTATTACCGGGACAAGCTGCTGCCCATCAACCGGATCATCGTGCACCCCAAGTACTATGTCGTCCAGGAGGGGTTTGACATCGCCCTGATGGAGCTGCAGGACCCTGTGAACACCTCCTGCGACGTCCAGCTGGTCGCTCTGCCCCCTGCCTCGGAGACCTTCCCCCCGGGGACCCCCTGCTGGGTGACAGGCTGGGGTGATGTGGACAATGGAG TACACCTCCCGCCGCCGTTCCCCCTGAAGGAGGTGGAGGTCCCCATCGTGGAAAACAGCCTTTGTGACTCGGAATACCACACGGGCCTGTACACGGGGGACAACATCCGGATTGTCAAGGACAATGTGATCTGTGCTGGGAACGAGCAGAGTGATGCCTGCCAG ggcGACTCTGGAGGCCCCCTGGTCTGCAAGGTCAATGGCACCTGGATGCAGGCGGGTGTGGTCAGCTGGGGTGACGGCTGTGCCCAGCCCCACAGGCCCGGCATCTATACCCGCGTCACCTACTACCTGGACTGGATCCACCAGTACGTCCCCAAGGAGCCCTGA